One window of the Flavobacteriaceae bacterium YJPT1-3 genome contains the following:
- the folE gene encoding GTP cyclohydrolase I FolE has product MAYNLIEEYDQQVTGGLEHNFKEIISGLGEDVEREGVLKTPERAAKAMQFLTQGYEMDATKILKGAMFKEEYGEMVIVKDIELYSLCEHHMLPFFGKAHIAYIPNGHIVGLSKLPRVVDVFARRLQVQERLTKDILDCINTTLKPKGVAVVIEASHMCMMMRGVQKQNSTTTTSGFRGQFQKIETRNEFLKLISNDLS; this is encoded by the coding sequence ATGGCTTACAATTTAATTGAAGAATACGATCAACAAGTAACCGGAGGTCTGGAACATAACTTTAAAGAAATCATTTCCGGTTTAGGAGAAGATGTTGAGCGAGAAGGAGTTCTCAAAACTCCAGAACGCGCAGCTAAGGCTATGCAGTTCCTAACCCAGGGTTATGAGATGGATGCCACAAAGATTCTTAAAGGAGCCATGTTCAAAGAAGAATATGGGGAAATGGTTATCGTCAAGGATATTGAACTCTATTCGCTCTGCGAACATCACATGTTACCTTTTTTCGGAAAAGCGCATATTGCTTATATCCCAAATGGTCATATTGTGGGTTTAAGTAAGCTGCCGCGGGTGGTTGATGTTTTTGCACGACGACTACAAGTGCAGGAGCGATTGACTAAAGATATTTTAGATTGCATCAATACGACCTTGAAGCCCAAAGGGGTCGCAGTAGTGATTGAGGCTTCTCACATGTGTATGATGATGCGAGGCGTACAAAAACAAAATTCGACCACCACTACTTCCGGATTTAGAGGTCAATTTCAAAAAATAGAAACCCGAAATGAGTTTCTAAAATTGATCAGTAACGATCTATCCTAG
- a CDS encoding ATP-dependent Clp protease ATP-binding subunit, protein MDDNFSPRVKDVIAYSKEEALRLGHDFIGTEHLMLGLLRDGDGKAIRILNTLDVDLNHLRRKVEILTPANPEVQLTGNDKKNLHLTRQAERALKTTFLEAKLFQSSSINTAHLLLCVLRNENDPTTKLLNKLKVDYDSVKEQFKQMISNQDEEYIEPIKAESFSDEDSNSDDGKENPFNSPSGKSNKKSKTPVLDNFGRDLTVLAEEGKLDPVVGREKEIERVSQILSRRKKNNPLLIGEPGVGKSAIAEGLALRIVKRKVSRILFDKRVVTLDLASLVAGTKYRGQFEERMKAVMNELEKNDEIILFIDEIHTIVGAGGATGSLDASNMFKPALARGEIQCIGATTLDEYRQYIEKDGALERRFQKVIVEPTTVEETIEILNNIKEKYEDHHNVSYTDEAIKACVTLTNRYMTDRFLPDKAIDALDEAGSRVHITNIDVPKKILDLERKLEEVRELKNSVVKKQKYEEAAKLRDDEKNLEKELQQAQERWEEESKQHKEVVSEDSVADVVSMMTGIPVNRIAQTESNKLAELPDTIKDKVIGQDEAVAKVSKAIQRNRAGLKDPNKPIGSFIFLGQTGVGKTQLAKVLAKELFDSEDALIRIDMSEYMEKFAISRLIGAPPGYVGYEEGGQLTEKVRRKPYSVILLDEIEKAHPDVFNMLLQVLDDGYLTDSLGRKIDFKNTIIIMTSNIGARKLKDFGQGVGFGTAARKTQADDNAKSIIQNALKKAFAPEFLNRVDDVVVFNALEREHIHKIIDIELDKLYGRINDLGYDLKLSDTAKDYISEKGFDKEYGARPLKRAIQKYIEDALAEEIIKSKLHEGDSIFMDFDKEKDELTIEIKKEEKPTES, encoded by the coding sequence ATGGATGATAATTTTTCCCCAAGAGTTAAAGATGTAATTGCATACAGCAAAGAAGAAGCCCTGCGCCTGGGGCATGATTTTATTGGTACCGAACATCTCATGTTGGGATTGTTGCGCGATGGTGATGGTAAGGCAATACGGATTCTAAATACCCTGGATGTCGACCTCAACCATTTACGACGTAAAGTGGAAATCCTGACTCCGGCCAATCCGGAAGTACAACTCACGGGTAACGATAAAAAGAATTTACACCTGACCCGCCAGGCAGAACGTGCATTAAAAACAACCTTCCTGGAGGCCAAATTATTCCAAAGTTCATCCATCAATACCGCCCATCTTTTGTTGTGTGTTTTACGCAACGAAAATGACCCCACCACTAAATTACTCAACAAACTGAAAGTCGATTACGACAGCGTTAAAGAACAATTCAAGCAGATGATAAGTAATCAAGACGAAGAATATATTGAACCTATCAAAGCGGAGTCTTTCAGCGATGAAGACAGCAACAGCGATGATGGCAAAGAAAACCCATTCAACAGCCCTTCGGGAAAAAGCAATAAAAAATCTAAAACTCCAGTCTTGGATAATTTTGGACGGGATCTTACGGTTTTAGCCGAAGAAGGAAAGCTCGATCCTGTAGTGGGCCGTGAAAAAGAAATTGAGCGCGTGTCTCAGATCCTGAGTCGGCGTAAAAAGAATAATCCGTTGCTCATTGGAGAACCCGGAGTAGGTAAAAGCGCGATCGCAGAAGGTTTAGCGCTCCGCATCGTTAAGCGAAAAGTAAGTCGTATTCTTTTTGATAAAAGAGTAGTCACTTTGGATCTGGCGAGTTTAGTTGCCGGAACCAAGTACCGAGGGCAATTTGAAGAGCGTATGAAAGCGGTCATGAATGAACTGGAGAAGAATGATGAGATCATTTTGTTCATTGATGAGATCCACACCATTGTAGGTGCTGGAGGAGCCACCGGTTCGCTGGATGCCAGTAATATGTTTAAGCCTGCCCTTGCACGTGGTGAGATTCAATGCATTGGAGCAACAACCCTGGATGAATACCGCCAGTACATCGAAAAAGACGGCGCTTTGGAACGTCGGTTCCAAAAAGTGATTGTAGAACCGACCACGGTAGAGGAAACTATTGAAATCCTCAATAACATCAAAGAAAAATATGAGGATCATCACAATGTGTCCTATACGGACGAAGCGATCAAGGCCTGTGTTACCTTGACTAATCGCTACATGACTGATCGTTTTCTTCCAGACAAAGCCATTGATGCTTTGGATGAAGCTGGGTCACGTGTACACATCACCAATATCGATGTGCCTAAAAAGATTCTAGACCTCGAACGGAAGTTGGAGGAAGTTCGTGAACTCAAAAATTCGGTAGTAAAAAAGCAGAAGTACGAAGAAGCTGCTAAACTTCGCGATGATGAGAAAAACCTGGAAAAAGAACTACAACAAGCTCAAGAGCGCTGGGAAGAAGAAAGTAAGCAGCACAAGGAAGTAGTTTCTGAAGATAGTGTAGCCGATGTAGTATCGATGATGACCGGTATCCCTGTTAATCGTATTGCACAAACAGAGAGTAACAAGTTGGCAGAATTACCGGATACCATCAAAGATAAGGTGATTGGTCAGGACGAAGCGGTAGCTAAGGTCTCCAAGGCGATCCAACGGAATCGCGCGGGACTTAAAGACCCAAACAAACCCATTGGATCTTTTATATTCCTTGGACAGACCGGTGTTGGTAAAACCCAGTTGGCAAAAGTATTGGCAAAGGAGTTGTTCGACAGCGAGGATGCCTTGATTCGCATCGACATGAGCGAGTATATGGAGAAATTCGCCATCTCACGGCTTATTGGAGCTCCTCCAGGATATGTAGGCTATGAGGAAGGCGGACAACTTACGGAAAAAGTAAGACGGAAGCCTTATTCAGTGATCTTACTGGATGAAATTGAAAAGGCGCATCCGGATGTATTCAATATGCTGTTGCAAGTGTTGGATGACGGATACCTTACCGATTCACTGGGGCGCAAAATCGATTTTAAAAACACCATCATCATTATGACCTCCAATATTGGAGCCAGAAAACTGAAAGATTTTGGGCAAGGTGTTGGTTTCGGGACTGCAGCGCGCAAAACCCAGGCCGATGATAATGCCAAGAGCATTATTCAAAATGCATTGAAAAAGGCCTTTGCGCCTGAGTTCTTAAATCGAGTTGACGACGTAGTGGTCTTTAATGCACTGGAGCGTGAACATATCCATAAAATCATTGATATTGAATTGGATAAACTTTACGGCCGTATTAATGATCTGGGTTATGATCTAAAACTGAGTGATACCGCCAAGGATTACATCAGCGAGAAAGGATTTGACAAAGAGTACGGGGCACGACCGCTTAAACGAGCAATTCAAAAATACATTGAAGACGCGTTGGCTGAGGAAATCATTAAATCGAAACTGCACGAAGGGGATTCCATCTTTATGGATTTCGACAAAGAAAAAGATGAATTGACCATCGAAATTAAAAAAGAAGAAAAACCTACGGAATCGTAG
- the gyrA gene encoding DNA gyrase subunit A: MAEGEKLIPINIEDEMKSAYIDYSMSVIVSRALPDVRDGLKPVHRRVLYGMHELGVRSNTAHKKSARIVGEVLGKYHPHGDTSVYDTMVRMAQEWSLRYMLVDGQGNFGSVDGDSPAAMRYTEARMRKISEDMLADIDKDTVDHSLNFDDTLEEPTVLPTRVPGLLINGASGIAVGMATNMPPHNLSEVVDGITAYIENHDISIDELMEHVKAPDFPTGGIIYGYDGVREAFKTGRGRIVMRGKARIEEIKGKECIIVSEIPYQVNKADMIKKTADLINEKKIDGISAIRDESDRNGMRIIYVLKRDAIPNIVLNTLYKYTALQSSFSVNNIALVNGRPEMLNLKDMIHHFVEHRHEVVVRRTRYELKKAEDRAHILEGLIIASDNIDEVIALIRASANADEARQKLMERFELSEIQAKAIVEMRLRQLTGLEQDKLRAEYDELMKTIEDLKDILDKKSRRMDIIKEELLEVKDKYGDERRSTIEYAGGDVSITDLIPDEKVVITISHAGYIKRTSLTEYKTQNRGGVGQKGSTTRNEDFLEHLFVGTNHQYMLFFTQKGKCFWMRVFEIPEGSKTSKGRAIQNLINIEQDDKVKAFVCTNDLKDEEYINSHYIIMATKKGQVKKTALEQYSRPRTNGINAITIKDGDELLAAKLTTGDSQVMLAVKSGKAIRFEENKTRPMGRNASGVRGITLANDKDEVIGMVAVNDPDSNILVVSENGYGKRSSLEDYRVTNRGGKGVKTISITDKTGELVAMNNVTDADDLMIITTSGIAIRMDVESLRIMGRATQGVRLINLKGSDSIAAVAKVKHDEDDLDDLDEETSAAPQAAKESDQSSSEEEE, translated from the coding sequence ATGGCGGAAGGAGAAAAGTTGATCCCCATCAATATTGAAGATGAAATGAAATCGGCGTACATCGATTACTCGATGTCCGTCATTGTGTCACGTGCACTCCCTGACGTACGTGATGGATTGAAGCCCGTTCACCGGCGGGTCCTTTACGGAATGCACGAATTGGGAGTGCGCTCCAATACAGCCCACAAGAAGTCTGCGAGAATCGTGGGAGAAGTTCTGGGTAAATACCATCCTCACGGGGATACCTCCGTCTACGATACCATGGTACGTATGGCTCAGGAATGGAGTTTGCGTTATATGCTGGTCGATGGGCAGGGGAACTTCGGCTCAGTAGACGGTGACAGTCCGGCGGCCATGCGATATACAGAGGCCCGTATGCGTAAAATTTCCGAGGATATGCTGGCTGATATCGACAAGGATACGGTAGATCATTCCTTAAACTTTGATGATACTTTGGAAGAGCCAACGGTGCTTCCAACGCGAGTTCCGGGACTTCTGATCAACGGTGCTTCAGGAATCGCAGTAGGGATGGCCACCAATATGCCTCCCCATAATTTAAGCGAAGTTGTTGACGGTATTACGGCTTATATAGAGAATCACGACATCTCCATTGATGAACTAATGGAGCATGTCAAAGCGCCTGATTTCCCTACTGGCGGAATTATCTATGGCTATGATGGCGTGCGCGAAGCCTTTAAAACCGGTCGCGGCCGCATTGTTATGCGTGGGAAGGCGCGTATCGAGGAGATCAAAGGGAAAGAGTGCATTATCGTAAGCGAGATTCCCTATCAGGTGAATAAAGCGGATATGATCAAAAAGACTGCCGACCTGATCAATGAGAAAAAAATAGACGGTATTTCGGCCATTCGCGATGAATCAGACCGAAATGGGATGCGTATCATTTATGTGCTCAAGCGCGACGCCATCCCTAATATCGTATTAAACACCTTATACAAATACACGGCCCTGCAATCTTCGTTCAGTGTGAACAATATTGCCTTGGTGAATGGGCGTCCGGAGATGTTGAATCTAAAAGACATGATTCATCATTTTGTAGAGCACCGTCACGAAGTGGTGGTACGACGTACGCGTTATGAATTGAAAAAAGCGGAAGATCGGGCTCACATTCTGGAAGGGTTAATCATCGCTTCTGACAATATAGATGAAGTAATCGCCCTGATCAGAGCGAGTGCCAATGCTGATGAGGCCCGTCAAAAATTGATGGAGCGTTTTGAATTGTCAGAGATTCAGGCCAAGGCCATTGTCGAGATGCGTTTGCGTCAATTGACCGGTCTGGAGCAGGACAAATTGCGTGCGGAATATGACGAATTGATGAAAACCATTGAGGATTTGAAAGATATTCTGGACAAAAAATCCAGAAGAATGGATATCATCAAAGAGGAACTTCTGGAAGTCAAAGATAAATATGGGGATGAGCGTCGCTCAACTATTGAATATGCAGGGGGCGATGTGAGTATCACCGATCTGATCCCCGATGAGAAAGTAGTCATCACGATCTCTCACGCCGGATACATCAAAAGAACCTCGCTTACGGAATACAAAACACAGAATAGAGGTGGAGTAGGGCAAAAAGGATCAACTACTCGAAATGAAGATTTCTTAGAGCATTTATTTGTGGGAACTAACCACCAATACATGTTGTTTTTCACCCAAAAAGGAAAATGCTTCTGGATGCGCGTATTTGAAATCCCTGAAGGAAGTAAAACGTCCAAAGGTCGAGCGATCCAAAACCTGATCAATATCGAGCAGGACGATAAAGTGAAGGCCTTTGTATGTACCAACGATCTAAAAGATGAAGAGTACATCAATAGTCATTACATCATCATGGCTACCAAAAAGGGACAGGTCAAGAAAACCGCTTTAGAGCAATATTCCAGACCAAGAACCAACGGTATCAATGCGATTACGATTAAAGATGGCGACGAATTACTTGCGGCCAAGCTGACCACAGGAGATAGCCAGGTGATGCTGGCGGTCAAATCTGGGAAGGCCATTCGCTTTGAAGAAAACAAGACCCGACCTATGGGAAGAAACGCTTCCGGGGTTCGTGGCATAACTCTTGCTAACGACAAGGACGAAGTGATCGGAATGGTTGCTGTTAATGATCCGGATTCTAATATTTTAGTAGTTTCTGAAAACGGATACGGTAAACGAAGCAGCCTGGAAGATTATCGCGTCACTAACCGAGGTGGAAAAGGAGTTAAAACCATTTCCATCACGGATAAGACGGGAGAACTGGTCGCCATGAATAATGTTACTGATGCAGATGATCTGATGATCATTACGACCTCAGGAATAGCCATTCGAATGGATGTTGAGAGTCTTCGTATAATGGGCCGAGCTACTCAGGGAGTGCGTTTGATCAACCTTAAGGGATCAGATAGCATAGCCGCTGTAGCCAAAGTCAAGCACGATGAAGATGATCTTGATGATCTGGACGAAGAAACCTCTGCGGCTCCTCAGGCTGCTAAGGAAAGTGATCAGTCCTCTTCGGAAGAAGAAGAATAA
- a CDS encoding tetratricopeptide repeat protein — translation MKTRFLILFAVACSTVMFAQKRELRSAEKAISSGNYAEAKASLSQAEGMMAEMDEDEKEQFYFLKGQSLLGNENKNVPQLKEAVAAFKKSSEFNDGDDYGDVAQQGIEQAVVGIINSAIEDQNSENYTAAATKLYDAYSFSKKDTVYLYYAASNAVNGKDYDTALNYYNELKNMGFKGREKIFVATVKATGEEETFPSELERDLAIKTEEYIKPETRMSPAKSAEIAKNIALIYISRNENEKALEAMADARAENPDDDILARAEADIYLKMGNTDKYEEIMQEFIAKDPNNPEIYYNLGVSAGQVGAKDKAMEYYKKALAINPDYPAANINVSAILLEEDQKLVDEMNNLGMSAADNKKYEALKKKRFDLYRSAIPYLEKAVAGAPGNKGVVQTLYNIYLQLGEQAKADEYKAKLDSMD, via the coding sequence ATGAAAACTAGATTTTTAATACTCTTTGCTGTTGCATGCTCAACAGTGATGTTTGCGCAAAAACGCGAGTTGAGAAGCGCGGAAAAAGCGATTTCCTCTGGAAATTATGCTGAAGCCAAGGCCAGTTTGAGTCAGGCTGAAGGGATGATGGCCGAGATGGATGAAGATGAAAAAGAACAATTTTATTTCCTAAAGGGTCAGTCGCTGCTCGGAAATGAAAATAAGAATGTTCCCCAATTAAAAGAAGCCGTTGCCGCCTTCAAGAAATCTTCAGAATTTAATGATGGAGATGATTACGGAGATGTCGCTCAGCAAGGTATCGAGCAGGCCGTAGTAGGAATCATCAACAGCGCGATCGAAGATCAGAACAGTGAAAACTACACCGCTGCTGCCACTAAACTCTACGATGCTTATTCGTTTAGTAAAAAGGATACGGTATACCTGTATTACGCTGCGTCTAACGCCGTGAACGGTAAAGATTACGATACGGCCTTGAACTATTACAACGAGTTGAAAAACATGGGCTTTAAGGGTCGTGAGAAGATCTTTGTTGCAACTGTCAAAGCAACTGGAGAAGAAGAAACCTTCCCTAGTGAATTGGAGCGCGATTTAGCTATCAAGACCGAAGAATACATCAAACCGGAAACCAGAATGTCCCCGGCTAAAAGTGCGGAAATCGCTAAGAATATCGCTCTCATCTACATCAGTAGAAACGAAAATGAAAAGGCGTTAGAGGCCATGGCAGATGCGAGAGCTGAAAACCCCGACGACGATATTCTTGCTCGTGCAGAGGCGGACATCTATTTGAAGATGGGAAATACGGATAAGTATGAAGAGATCATGCAGGAGTTTATCGCTAAAGACCCTAATAATCCTGAAATTTATTATAACCTGGGCGTGAGTGCAGGTCAGGTAGGAGCCAAAGACAAGGCGATGGAATACTATAAAAAGGCCTTGGCCATTAACCCTGACTATCCAGCTGCCAATATCAATGTGTCTGCTATCCTTCTTGAGGAAGATCAGAAATTAGTAGACGAAATGAATAATCTGGGCATGTCTGCAGCAGACAATAAGAAGTATGAGGCTTTGAAGAAAAAGCGTTTCGACCTTTATAGAAGCGCCATTCCTTATTTGGAAAAAGCAGTTGCCGGGGCTCCGGGTAACAAAGGAGTCGTTCAAACCTTGTACAATATCTATTTGCAATTGGGAGAACAGGCTAAAGCCGATGAATACAAAGCGAAATTAGATTCTATGGATTAA
- a CDS encoding C40 family peptidase → MKYGICELSIIPMRREPADPSELTNQVLYGEFFKVLERRSKWSRIRLAHDHYEGWIDNKQYREINEEAYAFAKASSSVLTADLVQVVTLHNQLLMPIVMGSTLNSRQEDPNVYEGATLTGQQSKEKLVSTALLYLKTPYLWGGRTPFGIDCSGFTQMVYRLNGYSLLRDASMQATQGDALSFIEESEPGDLAFFDNEEGSIIHVGIIMEDNYIIHAHGEVRIDRLDHSGIYNPERRAHTHRLRVIKKII, encoded by the coding sequence ATGAAATACGGCATCTGCGAATTGAGCATTATCCCTATGCGGCGAGAACCTGCTGATCCCAGCGAACTCACCAATCAGGTGCTCTACGGAGAATTCTTTAAAGTGCTTGAACGGCGCAGCAAATGGAGCCGTATTCGTCTTGCTCATGATCACTATGAAGGATGGATTGATAACAAACAGTATCGCGAGATCAATGAAGAAGCTTATGCTTTCGCGAAAGCGTCCTCCTCAGTCCTCACTGCTGATCTGGTACAGGTTGTCACCCTGCACAATCAACTTCTGATGCCGATTGTCATGGGCTCTACCCTGAACAGTCGACAGGAAGATCCTAACGTTTATGAAGGGGCTACGCTTACGGGTCAACAATCCAAGGAAAAGTTGGTCTCTACCGCTTTGCTTTATTTAAAAACACCTTACCTCTGGGGAGGGAGAACGCCTTTTGGAATTGACTGCAGCGGTTTTACCCAAATGGTCTATCGACTCAATGGCTATTCCCTTTTACGGGATGCTTCCATGCAGGCCACCCAGGGAGATGCGCTTTCATTTATTGAAGAAAGCGAGCCCGGAGACCTGGCTTTTTTCGATAACGAAGAGGGCTCAATCATTCATGTGGGTATCATTATGGAGGACAATTACATCATTCACGCCCACGGGGAGGTGCGCATTGACCGTTTGGACCATTCTGGTATCTACAATCCCGAACGACGCGCCCATACCCACCGACTTCGGGTCATCAAAAAAATCATATAA
- a CDS encoding acetyl-CoA C-acyltransferase has protein sequence MSKEIAIVAAARTPIGSFMGKLSTVPATQLGTVAIQGALKKINLDPALVTEVFMGNVVQANVGQAPARQAALGAGIPDTVPCTTVNKVCASGMKAVMMGAQSILLGDNDIVVAGGMENMSLIPHYLPMRNGTKFGPASLIDGMQRDGLVDAYDQNAMGVCADKCAQEHNFSREEQDAYAIQSYQRSAQAWETGKFDDEVVPVAVPQRRGDDLMVTEDEEFRNVKMEKIPALRPAFTKEGTVTAANASTINDGAGAVVLMTVERAEELGLKPLCVIKSYADAAQEPVWFTTAPSKALPKALDKAGIALDDVDFFEFNEAFSVVGLANMKILGLQDHNVNVNGGAVSLGHPLGCSGVRILITLIHVLKQNNAKLGAAAICNGGGGASAMVIENRS, from the coding sequence ATGTCAAAAGAAATCGCAATAGTTGCTGCTGCACGTACTCCCATAGGTAGTTTTATGGGCAAACTGTCCACCGTCCCGGCCACTCAGTTGGGTACCGTGGCTATTCAGGGTGCCTTAAAGAAAATTAACCTCGACCCGGCTTTGGTCACAGAAGTCTTTATGGGCAATGTTGTTCAGGCTAATGTTGGGCAGGCTCCTGCGCGTCAGGCAGCTTTAGGTGCAGGTATTCCGGATACGGTACCCTGTACTACGGTGAATAAGGTGTGTGCCTCAGGCATGAAAGCGGTCATGATGGGCGCCCAAAGCATTTTGCTAGGTGATAACGACATTGTTGTGGCTGGAGGGATGGAGAATATGAGTCTGATTCCACATTATCTGCCCATGCGAAACGGAACCAAATTTGGTCCGGCCAGTCTTATCGATGGTATGCAGCGGGACGGTTTGGTAGATGCTTACGATCAAAATGCCATGGGGGTCTGTGCTGATAAGTGTGCTCAAGAGCATAACTTTAGCCGTGAAGAACAAGACGCTTATGCGATACAGTCATACCAGCGCTCAGCACAAGCATGGGAAACCGGTAAATTTGACGATGAGGTGGTTCCCGTCGCCGTACCACAACGCCGCGGTGATGATTTGATGGTGACTGAAGATGAGGAGTTCCGCAACGTTAAAATGGAAAAAATACCGGCATTACGCCCCGCTTTCACTAAAGAGGGTACGGTAACTGCCGCCAATGCTTCTACCATCAATGACGGTGCGGGTGCAGTGGTACTGATGACTGTAGAACGTGCAGAAGAACTCGGTCTAAAACCCCTCTGTGTGATCAAGAGTTACGCAGATGCCGCCCAGGAACCGGTTTGGTTTACCACCGCTCCATCGAAAGCCCTACCTAAAGCCCTGGACAAAGCCGGTATCGCCCTAGACGATGTTGACTTCTTTGAGTTTAATGAGGCGTTCTCCGTGGTAGGTCTGGCCAATATGAAGATACTCGGTCTACAAGACCACAATGTTAACGTTAACGGTGGTGCCGTATCCTTAGGTCATCCTTTAGGATGCAGCGGGGTGCGAATCTTGATCACCCTCATCCATGTGCTCAAACAAAATAACGCTAAACTAGGTGCCGCAGCCATTTGCAACGGGGGCGGAGGTGCTTCTGCCATGGTCATAGAAAACAGGTCTTAG
- a CDS encoding HDIG domain-containing protein has product MKDLLNKFYRNQGLIYKILLFLAATLVIVYLFPKSGKFQYDFQKNKPWQYDNLYAPVDFAILKTQQELEQERQQIENNVIPYFIYDEAVYQEAKTAYSAEFAETVRDSLSPSRSKAWREEGLSILEDIYQYGIVQELVNYPSDQLIYLRKGNAVQRINLGQLTQANEVEQLLQQELGANYPAGLKALFYDVLKPNVRFDESLTQQEIQAELDEISPTRGLVAKGSRIVARGEIVGENTFQILNSLKAEFESQVWSDAKYNWIVLGYVLLVSLSMLMLMLFLRNYRRSVFDNNTKVTFIVFNIVFMVVLTVLVVDYQPEFVYVVPICILPLVLKAFFDARLGLFAHVITVLLLGFIVPNSSEYMFLQIIAGIVTILTVSELYKRANLFISVGQITFIYILAYFAFYIIQEGGIDSLKWQNFGLFILCGLATLFVQPLIYVYEKLFGLISDVSLLELSDTNGRLLKELSNKAPGTFHHSLNVANLAEAAANEIAANAMLVRVGALYHDIGKMENPTYFTENQANGVNTHDDLDPKESAQIIIDHVIQGIELARKNNLPDRVIDFIRTHHGTSLVFYFYQKEKARNEEVNKADFRYPGPLPFSKETAILMMADSVEAASKSLKSPTAHLIDTLVEKIINKQMEEGQFLNATINFREIQIVKKILKKKLHNIYHLRVEYPE; this is encoded by the coding sequence ATGAAAGACCTTCTCAATAAATTCTACAGGAATCAAGGCCTGATCTATAAGATTCTTCTTTTCCTGGCTGCTACTTTGGTTATTGTTTACCTGTTCCCAAAAAGCGGAAAGTTTCAATACGATTTTCAAAAGAACAAACCCTGGCAATACGACAACCTCTATGCTCCGGTTGATTTTGCCATTCTCAAAACCCAACAGGAGCTAGAGCAGGAACGACAGCAGATCGAAAATAATGTCATTCCTTACTTCATTTACGACGAAGCCGTTTATCAAGAAGCTAAAACAGCTTATTCCGCTGAATTCGCAGAAACTGTTCGGGATTCGCTTAGTCCTTCTAGATCCAAAGCCTGGCGAGAAGAAGGGCTATCCATACTGGAAGATATCTATCAATACGGTATCGTGCAGGAACTGGTGAATTATCCCAGCGATCAGCTAATCTATCTACGCAAAGGGAACGCGGTACAACGTATTAATCTGGGCCAACTGACTCAAGCCAATGAAGTGGAGCAATTGTTACAGCAAGAACTGGGAGCGAATTACCCGGCCGGCTTAAAGGCCCTGTTTTATGATGTATTGAAACCTAATGTGCGGTTTGATGAAAGTTTGACCCAACAAGAGATCCAGGCAGAGCTGGATGAGATATCGCCCACTCGGGGACTGGTAGCTAAGGGCAGTCGCATAGTCGCGCGTGGCGAGATTGTTGGAGAGAATACGTTTCAAATCCTGAATTCTTTAAAAGCGGAGTTTGAGTCGCAGGTATGGAGCGATGCCAAATACAATTGGATCGTTTTGGGCTATGTATTGCTGGTTTCCCTTTCTATGCTCATGCTGATGCTATTTTTGAGGAATTATCGTCGATCGGTGTTCGATAACAACACCAAAGTGACCTTTATTGTTTTCAATATTGTGTTTATGGTGGTGCTCACCGTATTGGTGGTCGATTATCAACCGGAATTCGTATATGTAGTCCCTATTTGTATTCTGCCTCTTGTATTAAAAGCATTTTTTGACGCCCGATTGGGGCTTTTCGCCCATGTGATCACTGTTCTGCTGTTGGGCTTTATCGTTCCCAATAGTTCGGAGTATATGTTTTTACAGATTATTGCGGGTATTGTAACCATCCTAACCGTTTCTGAATTGTATAAGCGCGCCAATCTGTTCATTTCTGTAGGACAGATTACCTTCATTTACATACTGGCTTATTTCGCATTTTACATCATTCAGGAGGGTGGGATTGACAGTTTGAAATGGCAGAATTTTGGACTCTTTATCCTCTGTGGTCTGGCCACATTATTTGTGCAACCCTTGATTTACGTGTATGAAAAGCTTTTTGGATTGATCAGTGATGTGAGTCTTCTTGAGTTGTCGGATACCAACGGACGCCTATTGAAGGAGCTTTCCAATAAGGCCCCCGGTACCTTCCATCACAGTTTAAACGTGGCTAATCTGGCAGAGGCGGCAGCCAACGAAATCGCGGCGAATGCCATGTTGGTCAGGGTAGGAGCCCTGTATCATGATATCGGGAAAATGGAAAATCCCACTTACTTCACCGAAAACCAAGCCAATGGGGTGAACACCCATGACGATCTGGACCCCAAAGAGAGTGCGCAAATCATTATTGATCATGTGATTCAGGGGATAGAGCTTGCGCGAAAGAACAATCTGCCGGATCGGGTGATCGATTTTATTCGTACCCATCATGGAACCAGTCTGGTGTTTTACTTCTATCAAAAAGAAAAAGCCAGGAATGAGGAGGTCAACAAAGCCGACTTCCGTTATCCGGGTCCTTTACCTTTTAGTAAGGAAACAGCCATCCTGATGATGGCCGATAGTGTGGAGGCAGCAAGTAAGAGTTTAAAAAGTCCGACAGCTCATCTGATCGATACTTTGGTCGAAAAGATTATCAATAAGCAAATGGAGGAAGGGCAGTTTTTGAATGCTACGATTAACTTTCGGGAAATTCAAATTGTCAAGAAAATCCTGAAGAAAAAATTGCACAATATTTATCATCTGCGCGTCGAATATCCTGAGTAA